AAGTTTTCGCCTTCCAAATGCAGAGCCAACGCCTCCTGCATATTTTTAACTGTTTCATCTATCGTTAATCCCTGCGTAACGACCGGCAAATTGACACACTCTGCCACATAACCGCTTTGGTCACCCGGATACAAAATAATTTGGATTACGTTTCGTTTCATAAAGTTGCTTCCGATTATTGACCTGCTCATATATTACCTACTTCTACCCCAAATTGCCATATC
The Deltaproteobacteria bacterium DNA segment above includes these coding regions:
- a CDS encoding type II toxin-antitoxin system HicB family antitoxin, with product MKRNVIQIILYPGDQSGYVAECVNLPVVTQGLTIDETVKNMQEALALHLEGEN